A region of Homo sapiens chromosome X, GRCh38.p14 Primary Assembly DNA encodes the following proteins:
- the MAGEB17 gene encoding melanoma-associated antigen B17 → MPRGQASKRRAREKRRQARGEDQCLGGAQATAAEKEKLPSSSSPACQSPPQSFPNAGIPQESQRASYPSSPASAVSLTSSDEGAKGQKGESPNSFHGPSSSESTGRDLLNTKTGELVQFLLNKYIRKEPITREAMLKVINRKYKQHFPEILRRSTENVEVVFGLYLKEMDPSRQSYVLVGKLDFPNQGSLSDGGGFPLSGLLMVLLSTIFMHGNRATEEEMWECLNALGMYKGRKHFIYGEPQELVTKDLVREGYLEYQQVPSSDPPRYEFLWGPRARAETSKMKVLEFVAKLNDTVASTYKSRYEEALREEEEQARARAVARDSARARASRSFQP, encoded by the coding sequence ATGCCTCGCGGTCAGGCGAGTAAGCGCCGTGCCCGTGAGAAACGCCGCCAGGCTCGAGGTGAAGACCAATGTCTCGGGGGTGCTCAAGCCACCGCAGCAGAGAAGGAAAAGCTGccatcctcctcctctcctgcaTGCCAGAGTCCTCCCCAGAGCTTCCCCAATGCAGGCATTCCTCAGGAGTCCCAGAGAGCCAGCTACCCCAGCTCTCCTGCTTCAGCTGTTTCACTCACAAGTTCTGATGAAGGTGCCAAGGGCCAAAAGGGGGAAAGTCCCAACTCCTTCCATGGCCCGTCCTCCTCTGAGAGCACAGGAAGAGATCTTCTGAACACGAAGACGGGCGAATTGGTGCAGTTCCTCCTCAACAAGTATATAAGGAAAGAGCCCATTACGAGGGAAGCCATGCTGAAGGTTATCAACAGAAAGTACAAGCAGCACTTCCCTGAGATCCTCCGGAGAAGCACTGAGAACGTAGAGGTGGTCTTTGGCCTCTACCTGAAGGAAATGGACCCCAGCCGTCAGTCCTATGTGCTTGTTGGCAAGCTGGACTTTCCCAATCAAGGAAGCTTGAGCGATGGCGGGGGCTTTCCCCTGAGCGGGCTCCTGATGGTTCTCCTGAGCACCATCTTCATGCATGGCAACCGTGCCACTGAGGAAGAGATGTGGGAATGCCTGAATGCATTGGGGATGTATAAGGGTAGGAAGCACTTCATCTATGGGGAGCCCCAGGAGCTTGTCACCAAAGATTTGGTGCGAGAGGGGTACCTGGAGTACCAGCAGGTGCCCAGCAGCGATCCTCCACGCTACGAGTTCCTGTGGGGTCCCAGGGCCCGTGCTGAAACCAGCAAAATGAAAGTCCTGGAGTTTGTGGCCAAGCTCAATGATACCGTTGCCAGTACCTACAAGTCCCGGTATGAGGAGGCtctgagagaggaggaagagcaagCCAGAGCCAGAGCGGTAGCCAGGGATAGCGCCAGGGCCAGGGCTAGCAGGTCCTTTCAGCCCTAG